A single region of the Granulicella aggregans genome encodes:
- a CDS encoding MlaE family ABC transporter permease: MSRRLTFFESVGDMSVFGVRALARAFIPPFEFAILLQEVEEIGARSLPLIGAAGVALGIVLTLHTRSALVSFGAEAWGPTLQAVSFFNELGPLVAALLVSGRVGAGIGAELANMRANEQIDAIEVLSIDSSKMLVSTRIVACIISLPLLTIFMDFASLLGGFISEYFASRISLQLYVNRAFVNLSWASFIAPTLKTCVFGFIIGTVSCYFGFTIDEGSAGVRRAATNSVVLSSLLVILSDVCLVKIIYFFFPGSAL, translated from the coding sequence AGAAGACTGACGTTCTTTGAGTCTGTCGGCGACATGAGCGTATTTGGCGTCAGGGCTTTGGCTCGCGCCTTTATCCCTCCGTTCGAATTCGCAATTCTGCTTCAAGAAGTGGAAGAGATTGGCGCACGCTCTTTACCCCTTATCGGGGCTGCGGGTGTTGCGCTCGGCATTGTCCTGACGCTACACACAAGAAGTGCGCTGGTCAGCTTTGGAGCCGAGGCGTGGGGGCCAACCCTGCAGGCTGTGTCTTTCTTCAACGAACTGGGACCGCTGGTGGCCGCCCTCCTGGTCTCTGGCCGAGTTGGCGCGGGTATAGGGGCCGAGTTGGCCAACATGCGAGCCAATGAACAGATTGACGCAATCGAGGTATTGTCCATCGATTCCTCGAAGATGCTGGTCTCAACACGGATTGTGGCCTGCATTATCAGCTTGCCTCTCTTGACGATCTTTATGGATTTTGCAAGTCTCCTCGGCGGCTTCATCTCCGAATACTTCGCGTCCCGTATCTCGTTGCAGCTTTACGTCAACCGCGCGTTTGTGAACCTGAGTTGGGCCAGCTTTATCGCTCCAACGCTCAAGACATGCGTCTTCGGCTTCATCATCGGCACAGTCTCCTGCTACTTCGGATTCACGATCGACGAGGGATCGGCAGGCGTTCGTCGCGCGGCGACCAATAGCGTAGTGCTGTCGTCCCTGCTGGTAATCCTGTCGGACGTTTGCCTGGTCAAGATCATTTACTTTTTCTTCCCCGGGAGCGCTCTATGA
- a CDS encoding ABC transporter ATP-binding protein, with translation MSPDQAAVEFKQVSKSFGSSHVLSDVSFQVLQGETLCILGRSGTGKSVTLKLMIGLLKPDEGTVLIGSEDICGMDEKELSRIRREIGFLFQGAALFDSFTVGDNLALPEQRFNPQKSAGEVKTDVEEMLRQVGLEHDIGKLPGELSGGMKKRAGLARALVMNPKLLLIDEPSSGLDRITASEIDDLLLKIKTERHTTMVIVTHDIHGARKLADKVAVLDQGALVGFGTFDELKSSQNEVVRALTTEY, from the coding sequence ATGAGTCCCGATCAGGCGGCTGTCGAGTTCAAGCAAGTCTCCAAGAGCTTTGGAAGCAGCCACGTACTCAGCGATGTGTCCTTCCAGGTGCTTCAGGGTGAGACGCTCTGCATCCTTGGCCGCAGCGGAACGGGCAAGAGTGTCACTCTCAAGTTGATGATTGGGCTACTAAAGCCCGATGAAGGCACCGTCCTCATCGGGTCAGAGGACATTTGTGGCATGGATGAAAAAGAACTGTCGCGCATTCGCCGGGAGATCGGCTTTCTCTTTCAGGGCGCAGCTCTCTTCGATTCATTCACGGTCGGCGACAATTTAGCGCTTCCTGAACAGCGCTTCAATCCTCAGAAATCCGCAGGAGAAGTCAAGACGGATGTGGAAGAGATGCTCCGGCAGGTAGGTTTGGAACATGACATAGGAAAGCTTCCCGGCGAGCTTTCGGGGGGCATGAAAAAGCGGGCGGGCCTGGCCAGGGCGCTGGTCATGAATCCCAAGCTGCTCCTGATTGACGAGCCGAGCAGCGGGTTGGACCGCATCACGGCGTCCGAGATCGACGACTTGCTTCTGAAGATTAAGACGGAACGGCACACCACGATGGTCATCGTCACCCACGACATACACGGTGCCAGAAAATTGGCGGATAAGGTCGCGGTACTTGACCAGGGAGCTCTGGTTGGATTCGGAACGTTCGATGAACTGAAATCGAGTCAGAACGAAGTGGTTCGGGCACTCACGACGGAGTACTGA